In the Myxococcaceae bacterium JPH2 genome, one interval contains:
- the groEL gene encoding chaperonin GroEL, whose amino-acid sequence MAKDIIFDVRAREAILRGVNILADAVKVTLGPKGRNVVIEKSFGSPTITKDGVTVAKEIELENKFENMGAQMVKEVASKTSDVAGDGTTTATVLAQAIFREGAKLVAAGHNPMDIKRGIDKAVATITAELKTLAKPTKDKKEIAQVGTISANGDSTIGQIIADAMEKVGKEGVITVEEAKGLETTLDVVEGMQFDRGYLSPYFVTDPERMEAVLNDALILIHEKKISSMKDLLPVLEQVARAGKPLIIIAEEV is encoded by the coding sequence ATGGCGAAGGACATCATTTTCGACGTGCGCGCGCGTGAGGCCATCCTCCGCGGCGTGAACATCCTCGCGGACGCGGTCAAGGTGACCCTGGGGCCCAAGGGCCGCAACGTCGTCATCGAGAAGAGCTTTGGCTCCCCCACCATCACGAAGGACGGCGTGACGGTGGCGAAGGAGATCGAGCTGGAGAACAAGTTCGAGAACATGGGCGCGCAGATGGTCAAGGAGGTTGCCTCCAAGACGTCTGACGTCGCGGGTGACGGCACCACCACGGCCACCGTGCTGGCGCAGGCCATCTTCCGCGAGGGCGCGAAGCTGGTCGCCGCGGGCCACAACCCGATGGACATCAAGCGCGGCATCGACAAGGCCGTCGCGACCATCACGGCCGAGCTGAAGACGCTGGCCAAGCCCACCAAGGACAAGAAGGAGATTGCCCAGGTCGGCACCATCTCCGCCAACGGTGACTCCACCATCGGCCAGATCATCGCGGACGCGATGGAGAAGGTCGGCAAGGAGGGCGTCATCACGGTCGAGGAGGCCAAGGGCCTCGAGACCACCCTGGACGTGGTCGAGGGCATGCAGTTCGACCGCGGCTACCTGTCCCCGTACTTCGTGACGGATCCGGAGCGCATGGAGGCGGTCCTCAACGACGCCCTCATCCTCATCCACGAGAAGAAGATCTCGTCGATGAAGGACCTGCTGCCGGTGCTGGAGCAGGTGGCGCGCGCGGGCAAGCCGCTCATCATCATCGCCGAGGAGGTC
- the groES gene encoding co-chaperone GroES, translating into MKIRPLQDRLIVKRVAEENKTKGGLFIPDTAKEKPLEGKVIAVGNGKVQEDGKVRPLDIKAGDTILFSKYAGTEIKLDGEEHLILREEDVLGVIEK; encoded by the coding sequence ATGAAGATTCGTCCCCTGCAGGATCGGCTCATCGTCAAGCGCGTCGCCGAGGAGAACAAGACCAAGGGCGGCCTCTTCATCCCGGACACCGCCAAGGAGAAGCCCCTCGAGGGCAAGGTGATCGCCGTCGGTAACGGCAAGGTGCAGGAGGACGGCAAGGTTCGTCCCCTCGACATCAAGGCGGGCGACACCATTCTCTTCAGCAAGTACGCCGGGACGGAGATCAAGCTGGACGGCGAGGAGCACCTCATCCTCCGCGAGGAGGATGTGCTCGGCGTGATCGAGAAGTAG
- a CDS encoding NUDIX hydrolase has translation MPREASAGGVVIRGSAPTWEVAVIRPHGRQLWALPKGHVDPGETPEQTAMREVREETGLTVGLLAPLGEIRYVYQFRGQRIFKRVHFFLFRYEEGELGPLPGPRVEVDEVRWVPMEGLVSSLGYKGEKAVAGRASRWMRAQGLLPEAPPPTEREPG, from the coding sequence ATGCCGCGCGAGGCATCCGCAGGAGGTGTCGTCATCCGGGGAAGTGCCCCCACTTGGGAAGTGGCGGTCATCCGTCCGCACGGGCGCCAGCTTTGGGCCCTGCCCAAGGGCCACGTGGACCCCGGCGAGACGCCCGAGCAGACCGCGATGCGGGAGGTCCGGGAGGAGACGGGGCTCACCGTGGGGCTGCTCGCGCCCCTGGGGGAGATCCGCTACGTCTACCAGTTCCGGGGACAGCGCATCTTCAAGCGCGTCCACTTCTTCCTGTTCCGCTACGAGGAAGGGGAACTCGGGCCACTGCCCGGTCCGCGCGTGGAGGTGGATGAAGTGCGATGGGTGCCCATGGAGGGATTGGTGTCCTCGTTGGGCTACAAGGGCGAGAAGGCCGTGGCGGGGCGGGCGAGCCGCTGGATGCGCGCGCAGGGCCTGCTGCCCGAGGCTCCCCCGCCAACCGAGAGGGAGCCAGGGTAG
- a CDS encoding DNA-directed RNA polymerase subunit omega translates to MARVTVEDCLPLVDNRFALVLLGAKRARQLMAGARPISDTSKNKPPVLALREVATGRVKFDRDVREALSGKYAGDEKKQG, encoded by the coding sequence ATGGCCCGCGTCACAGTTGAAGACTGCCTCCCCCTCGTGGACAACCGGTTCGCGCTGGTCCTCTTGGGTGCCAAGCGCGCCCGTCAGCTCATGGCCGGCGCCCGCCCCATCAGCGACACCTCCAAGAACAAGCCCCCCGTCCTCGCCCTGCGCGAGGTGGCCACGGGCCGCGTGAAGTTCGACCGGGACGTGCGCGAGGCGCTGTCCGGCAAGTACGCGGGCGACGAGAAGAAGCAGGGTTAA
- a CDS encoding alpha-D-glucose phosphate-specific phosphoglucomutase, translated as MAHPLAGKPPPAEFLIDPEKLRAQYFSERPDPNEPEHRVAFGTSGHRGSAARRSFNEAHILAVTQALCEYRQQQGYDGPLYLGMDTHALSEPAQRTALEVLAAHGVQVRFSDGATPTPVISHAILTYNRGRATGLADGIVITPSHNPPEDGGIKYNPPNGGPADTNVTSIVERRANELLAQGNAGVQRVTYERARGAPTVKVHDFITPYVEDLGHVVDMEVIRGAKLRLGADPLGGSNLHYWAPIAARYGLDLTVVNPVLDPTFRFMPLDHDGKIRMDCSSPYAMTNLVRLKDQYALSFGNDADSDRHGIVTRSQGLMNPNHYLAVAISYLFGHRPGWSAEAAVGKTLVSSSLIDRVAKDLGRRVLEVPVGFKWFVPGLLDGSLGFGGEESAGASFLRRDGTVWTTDKDGIILDLLAAEILARTGKDPGEHYQALASRFGAPLYTRIDQPATPAQKAALKKLSPDAVKATTLAGEPILQRLTRAPGNNADIGGLKVTSQNGWFAARPSGTEDVYKIYAESFRDQGHLDAIVQEARDIVGAAFAGRKQGACPPGGSGATSFLDSSGGPL; from the coding sequence ATGGCCCATCCACTCGCTGGCAAGCCCCCTCCCGCGGAGTTCCTCATCGATCCGGAGAAGCTGCGCGCGCAGTACTTCTCCGAGCGGCCGGATCCGAACGAGCCGGAGCACCGCGTGGCGTTCGGCACGTCGGGCCACCGAGGCTCGGCTGCGCGCCGCAGCTTCAACGAAGCCCACATCCTCGCGGTGACGCAGGCGCTGTGCGAGTACCGCCAGCAGCAGGGCTACGACGGGCCGCTCTACCTCGGCATGGACACGCATGCGCTCTCGGAGCCCGCGCAGCGCACGGCGCTGGAGGTGCTCGCCGCGCACGGCGTGCAGGTGCGCTTCTCGGATGGCGCGACGCCCACGCCCGTCATCTCGCACGCCATCCTCACGTACAACCGAGGCCGCGCGACGGGACTCGCGGACGGCATCGTCATCACGCCGTCCCACAACCCGCCCGAGGACGGTGGCATCAAGTACAACCCGCCCAACGGTGGCCCGGCGGACACGAACGTCACGTCCATCGTCGAGCGCCGCGCCAACGAGCTGCTCGCGCAAGGCAACGCGGGCGTCCAGCGCGTGACGTACGAGAGGGCCCGCGGCGCCCCGACGGTGAAGGTGCACGACTTCATCACGCCCTACGTCGAGGACCTGGGCCACGTGGTGGACATGGAGGTCATCCGCGGCGCGAAGCTGCGATTGGGCGCGGATCCGCTCGGCGGATCCAACCTGCACTACTGGGCGCCCATCGCCGCGCGCTACGGCTTGGACCTCACCGTGGTGAACCCGGTGTTGGATCCGACGTTCCGCTTCATGCCGTTGGACCATGACGGGAAGATCCGCATGGACTGCTCATCGCCCTACGCGATGACGAACCTGGTGCGGCTGAAGGACCAGTACGCGCTGTCCTTCGGCAACGACGCGGACTCGGATCGGCACGGCATCGTCACGCGCAGCCAGGGGCTGATGAACCCCAATCACTACCTCGCGGTGGCCATCTCCTATCTGTTTGGACATCGGCCCGGCTGGAGCGCCGAGGCCGCGGTGGGCAAGACGCTCGTCAGCAGCAGCCTCATCGACCGGGTGGCGAAGGACCTGGGCCGCCGCGTCCTCGAGGTGCCCGTGGGCTTCAAGTGGTTCGTGCCCGGCCTCCTGGATGGGTCGCTGGGCTTCGGAGGCGAGGAGAGCGCGGGCGCGTCGTTCCTGCGGCGCGACGGCACGGTGTGGACCACGGACAAGGACGGCATCATCCTGGACCTGCTCGCGGCGGAGATTCTGGCGCGCACGGGCAAGGACCCCGGCGAGCACTACCAGGCCCTGGCCTCGCGCTTCGGCGCGCCGCTCTACACGCGCATCGATCAACCCGCGACGCCCGCGCAGAAGGCCGCGCTCAAGAAGCTGTCGCCGGACGCGGTGAAGGCCACCACGCTCGCCGGAGAGCCCATCCTCCAGCGGCTCACGCGCGCGCCGGGCAACAACGCGGACATCGGCGGCCTCAAGGTGACGTCCCAGAACGGCTGGTTCGCCGCGCGCCCCTCGGGCACCGAGGACGTGTACAAAATCTACGCGGAGAGCTTCCGGGACCAGGGCCACCTGGACGCCATCGTCCAGGAGGCGCGCGACATCGTCGGCGCGGCGTTCGCGGGGCGGAAACAGGGCGCCTGTCCGCCGGGTGGCTCGGGCGCCACGTCCTTCCTTGACTCGTCGGGGGGCCCTCTTTAG
- a CDS encoding MFS transporter, whose amino-acid sequence MPTPSFLSVLRSPRIWLLLAVGFASGLPLWLTGVTLSAWMKNEGVNLKTIGVFSLVAMPYTIKVLWAPLMDRYTLPFLGRRRGWMLLTQVLLMGAIAGMGLVNPKDSPFTMALTALTVTFLSASYDIVADAWRTDILTVEERGLGNSTYVTGYRLGMLVAGAGALMLSDRIGWPQTYFRMGLLMSVGIVATLLAPEPTQVRPPRNLLDAVIHPLEDFFRRRYAGAVLVFLVLYKLGDAIAASMVTPFYIDLGFTNTEIGALSKGLGMVATIVGGLLGGVVMVKLSMRRALYIFGIGQGLTNLGFVALSLVGKNDYMLATAITVDNLCTGLGVTAFAAFTMSLCHKRFSATQYALLSALGTVANRLIGSVSGYLATWMGWPLFFSFTMVAAVPAIILLRILPEDAAMPVEDDPPPAPDAPTPALAR is encoded by the coding sequence ATGCCCACCCCGTCCTTCCTCTCCGTCCTGAGAAGCCCGCGCATCTGGCTGCTGCTGGCCGTCGGCTTCGCGTCGGGGCTTCCGCTGTGGCTCACCGGGGTGACGCTGTCCGCGTGGATGAAGAACGAGGGCGTGAACCTGAAGACCATCGGCGTCTTCAGCCTCGTGGCCATGCCCTACACCATCAAGGTGCTCTGGGCCCCGCTGATGGACCGCTACACGCTGCCCTTCCTGGGGCGGCGGCGCGGCTGGATGTTGCTGACACAGGTGCTCCTCATGGGAGCCATCGCCGGCATGGGCCTGGTGAATCCCAAGGACTCGCCCTTCACCATGGCGCTCACGGCGCTCACGGTGACGTTCCTGTCCGCCAGCTACGACATCGTGGCGGATGCGTGGCGCACGGACATCCTCACCGTGGAGGAGCGCGGCCTGGGGAACTCGACGTACGTCACGGGTTACCGCCTGGGCATGCTGGTAGCGGGGGCTGGAGCGCTGATGCTGTCGGACCGCATCGGCTGGCCCCAGACGTACTTCCGCATGGGCCTGCTCATGAGCGTGGGCATCGTGGCCACGCTGCTGGCGCCGGAGCCCACCCAGGTGCGTCCGCCGCGCAACTTGCTGGACGCGGTGATCCATCCCCTGGAGGACTTCTTCCGGCGGCGCTACGCCGGCGCGGTGCTGGTGTTCCTGGTGCTCTACAAGCTCGGAGACGCCATCGCCGCCAGCATGGTGACGCCGTTCTATATCGACCTCGGCTTCACCAACACGGAGATTGGCGCGCTGAGCAAGGGCCTGGGCATGGTGGCCACCATCGTCGGGGGGCTGCTCGGTGGCGTGGTGATGGTGAAGCTGAGCATGCGCCGCGCGCTCTACATTTTCGGCATCGGCCAGGGCCTCACCAACCTGGGCTTCGTGGCGCTGTCGCTGGTGGGCAAGAACGACTACATGCTCGCCACCGCCATCACCGTGGACAACCTCTGCACGGGCCTGGGCGTGACAGCCTTCGCGGCCTTCACGATGTCGCTGTGTCACAAGCGCTTCAGCGCGACGCAGTACGCGCTGCTGTCCGCGCTGGGCACGGTGGCCAATCGCCTCATCGGCTCGGTGTCTGGGTACCTGGCCACGTGGATGGGCTGGCCCCTGTTCTTCTCGTTCACCATGGTCGCGGCGGTGCCCGCGATCATCCTGCTGCGGATCCTCCCCGAGGACGCGGCCATGCCCGTCGAGGATGACCCGCCCCCCGCTCCGGACGCACCCACCCCGGCGCTGGCGCGCTAG
- a CDS encoding caspase family protein: protein MSAVTQVGRALALLSTLWATVAGAESVHRFALVAGNDEGGEGTRPLRYARDDARKMHDLLERLGGVADDDMRLLLDSGTPDFLAALSELEARARAAKARGERTALLVYYSGHAKDGALRLGNTGLPFDALKRRLAEATTDIRIAILDSCRSGALTRTKGARKAPAFDIDSGVAREARGVVILTSSAADEDSQESDALGGSYFSHHLASGLLGDADRSGDGQVTLFEAYSHAYARTVADTADSSAGPQHPTFSYDLAGNGDLVLTDLRANAEGLLVPGLAPAGQYYFVTPGGLVVAELEKTQDQERRVALAPGTYRVKRRLTDRLRIGEVEVRRGRTTVLEETRLRDAPFSDDPVKGVMTLRGAWWSLGLTGGYQSFFDSTTRQSLFLSVPLVGFEAELHDYFRRDWVWGVDVALGGKQAVLTLPTLSGPPYRYSMINLGTSLVTEWPWERVVPFVGGRLAYLMMRRDFSDAAMPDQHFNMLSPGLVAGVRWQLTPRLNITTRGRAHYLQYNVDAQRALGYWEMAALVTYQP from the coding sequence ATGAGCGCCGTCACCCAAGTGGGGCGCGCGCTCGCGCTGCTGAGCACGCTCTGGGCCACCGTCGCGGGCGCGGAGTCCGTGCACCGCTTCGCCCTGGTGGCCGGCAATGACGAGGGCGGCGAGGGCACGCGCCCCCTGCGCTACGCGCGCGATGACGCGCGCAAGATGCATGACCTGCTGGAGCGCCTGGGCGGCGTGGCGGATGACGACATGCGCCTGTTGCTGGACTCGGGCACGCCGGACTTCCTGGCCGCGCTGAGCGAGTTGGAGGCGCGGGCTCGCGCGGCGAAGGCTCGGGGTGAGCGCACGGCGCTGCTCGTCTACTACTCGGGCCACGCGAAGGATGGCGCGCTCCGGCTGGGGAACACCGGCCTGCCTTTTGACGCACTCAAGCGGCGACTGGCGGAGGCGACCACGGACATCCGCATCGCCATCCTGGACTCGTGCCGTTCCGGTGCGCTGACTCGCACGAAGGGCGCTCGCAAGGCGCCCGCGTTCGACATCGACTCGGGCGTGGCGCGAGAGGCGCGCGGCGTGGTCATCCTCACGTCGAGCGCGGCGGATGAGGACTCGCAAGAGTCGGACGCGCTGGGCGGCAGCTACTTCTCGCACCACCTGGCCAGCGGCCTCCTGGGCGACGCGGACCGCAGCGGCGACGGACAGGTCACCCTGTTCGAGGCGTACTCCCACGCGTACGCGCGCACGGTGGCGGACACCGCCGACAGCAGCGCGGGGCCGCAGCATCCGACCTTCAGCTACGACCTCGCGGGCAACGGAGACCTGGTGCTCACGGACCTCCGAGCCAACGCCGAGGGGCTGCTCGTTCCCGGCCTCGCGCCCGCGGGCCAGTACTACTTCGTCACCCCGGGCGGACTGGTGGTCGCCGAGCTGGAGAAGACGCAAGACCAGGAGCGGCGCGTGGCACTGGCTCCGGGCACGTACCGCGTGAAGCGTCGGCTTACGGACCGGCTGCGCATCGGCGAGGTGGAGGTGCGGCGCGGACGAACCACCGTGTTGGAAGAGACGCGGCTGCGGGATGCGCCCTTCTCCGACGACCCCGTGAAGGGTGTGATGACGCTGCGAGGCGCGTGGTGGTCGCTGGGCCTCACGGGCGGCTACCAGTCCTTCTTCGATTCCACCACGCGACAGTCGCTGTTCCTCTCCGTGCCGCTCGTGGGCTTCGAGGCGGAGCTGCATGACTACTTCCGCCGCGACTGGGTCTGGGGCGTGGACGTGGCGCTCGGTGGAAAGCAGGCGGTGCTCACGCTGCCCACGCTGTCCGGCCCGCCGTATCGCTACAGCATGATCAACCTGGGGACGAGCCTCGTCACAGAGTGGCCCTGGGAGCGCGTGGTGCCCTTCGTGGGAGGACGGCTCGCGTACCTCATGATGCGCCGAGACTTCAGCGACGCGGCGATGCCGGATCAACACTTCAACATGCTCTCTCCGGGACTCGTCGCCGGAGTGAGATGGCAGCTCACGCCGCGACTGAACATCACGACGCGCGGCCGAGCCCACTACCTTCAGTACAACGTCGATGCGCAGCGCGCGCTGGGCTATTGGGAGATGGCCGCGCTGGTGACGTATCAGCCATGA
- a CDS encoding DUF4384 domain-containing protein, whose amino-acid sequence MSAHESEWTLRRLHAGELPASDAARARSHAAGCAPCAEVLRRFAQVQSQFEAQVPFERFEAGIEQALERHRTEDRTRAKARPRWVAPLVSLAASVLLVVLVRPLMNTESSSNRLKGGAVAELRIGGGDAPQRVVDANLREALRPGERVRLGYTADTHRFVAALSIDAAGEVTALYPDTGESLPVEPGEGMHWLPGSLEFTGTGAERVVVLLTDAPLDMDALRDAARRAYAVSGRDLDLMPALDVPGEQTQWTLLKP is encoded by the coding sequence ATGAGCGCGCACGAGTCAGAGTGGACACTGCGCCGCCTGCACGCCGGGGAGCTGCCCGCCTCCGACGCCGCCCGAGCCCGGTCCCACGCGGCAGGCTGCGCCCCGTGCGCGGAGGTCCTGCGGCGCTTCGCGCAGGTGCAATCCCAGTTCGAAGCCCAGGTGCCCTTCGAGCGCTTCGAGGCCGGCATCGAGCAAGCCCTGGAGCGCCATCGCACCGAGGACCGGACCCGCGCGAAGGCGCGTCCTCGCTGGGTGGCGCCGCTCGTCTCGCTCGCGGCCTCGGTGCTGCTCGTCGTGCTGGTCCGGCCGCTGATGAACACGGAGTCTTCCAGCAATCGCCTCAAGGGTGGCGCGGTGGCGGAGCTGCGCATCGGCGGGGGTGATGCGCCCCAGCGCGTGGTGGACGCGAACCTCCGCGAAGCGCTGCGCCCCGGTGAGCGCGTGCGGCTGGGCTACACGGCGGACACGCATCGCTTTGTCGCGGCGCTGTCCATCGACGCGGCGGGCGAAGTGACGGCGCTCTACCCGGACACCGGAGAGAGCCTGCCCGTGGAGCCCGGTGAAGGGATGCACTGGCTGCCCGGCAGCCTGGAGTTCACCGGGACGGGCGCGGAGCGCGTGGTGGTGCTGCTGACCGATGCGCCGCTCGACATGGATGCCCTGCGAGACGCGGCGCGCCGGGCCTATGCTGTCTCGGGACGCGACCTGGACCTCATGCCCGCGCTGGACGTGCCGGGAGAACAGACCCAGTGGACCTTGCTCAAGCCATGA
- a CDS encoding RNA polymerase sigma factor — MTGTSQPILRVIEGGASQDRRAFLRELYSKYGGSVQERCRYLLKDATKAEDAMQDVFARALSHGESFRAEASPLTWLMKIATHHCLNQLRSEGAAWRRWFERDAAARPEGHGGPEAMETRVLVRRLLARVDAETQAAAIHYHVDGMTLEEVAALLGRSVPTVRKRLEHFATLGGEELTVR, encoded by the coding sequence GTGACAGGAACGAGCCAGCCGATCCTCCGGGTCATCGAAGGGGGTGCCTCCCAGGATCGGCGCGCCTTCCTGCGCGAGCTGTATTCGAAGTACGGCGGCAGCGTGCAGGAGCGCTGCCGCTACTTGCTCAAGGACGCGACCAAGGCCGAGGACGCGATGCAGGACGTCTTCGCCCGCGCCCTGTCCCATGGTGAGTCCTTCCGGGCCGAGGCCTCACCGCTGACGTGGCTGATGAAGATCGCCACGCACCACTGTCTCAATCAGTTGCGCTCCGAGGGCGCCGCGTGGCGACGGTGGTTCGAGCGCGACGCCGCGGCCCGGCCCGAGGGACATGGTGGCCCCGAGGCGATGGAGACGCGGGTGTTGGTGCGGAGGCTGCTGGCGCGAGTGGACGCGGAGACCCAAGCCGCCGCGATCCACTATCACGTGGATGGCATGACACTCGAAGAGGTGGCGGCGCTGTTGGGGCGCTCGGTCCCCACGGTGCGCAAACGGTTGGAGCACTTCGCCACGCTGGGCGGAGAGGAGTTGACGGTTCGATGA